In Gadus chalcogrammus isolate NIFS_2021 chromosome 13, NIFS_Gcha_1.0, whole genome shotgun sequence, a single genomic region encodes these proteins:
- the LOC130401942 gene encoding pre-mRNA-splicing factor ISY1 homolog, with protein sequence MARNAEKAMTALARFRQAQLEEGRVKERRPFLASECSDLPKAEKWRRQIISEISKKVAQIQNAGLGEFRIRDMNDEINKLLREKGHWEVRIKELGGPDYGRVGPRMLDHEGKEVPGNRGYKYFGAARDLPGVRELFEKEPAALSRRNRAELMKDVDAEYYGYRDEDDGVLLPLEHEYEKQAVVEAVERWKAELSSRLAGGQKEEEEEEESLYAKGTEEGDELMLEQQEEEEGLESFIAHVPVPSQKEVEEALVRRKKMELLQRYASETLMAQSQEAKTLLGL encoded by the exons ATG GCTCGTAATGCTGAGAAGGCCAT GACGGCTCTGGCCAGATTCAGACAAGCCCAGCTGGAAGAGGGCAGAGTAAAG GAGAGGAGACCGTTCCTGGCGTCGGAGTGCTCTGATCTCCCTAAAGCTGAGAAGTGGAGGAGACAG atCATCAGTGAGATCTCTAAGAAAGTGGCGCAGATCCAGAATG ccggTCTGGGGGAGTTCCGTATCAGGGATATGAACGATGAGATCAACAAACTGCTGAGGGAGAAAGGTCACTGGGAGGTCAGGATCAAGGAGCTGGGAGGGCCCGACTACGGA AGAGTCGGACCGAGGATGCTGGACCACGAGGGGAAGGAGGTGCCTGGTAACCGTGGTTACAAATACTTTGGAGCCGCCAGAGACCTGCCAGGGGTCCGGGAGCTGTTTGAGAAGGAAC CGGCCGCTCTCTCCCGTAGGAACCGGGCGGAGCTGATGAAGGACGTGGATGCTGAGTACTACGGTTACCGTGACGAAGACGACGGAGTCCTTCTTCCTCTGGAGCACGAGTACGAGAAACAAG cggtggtggaggcggtggagcgCTGGAAGGCGGAGCTCTCTTCTCGGCTAGCAGGAggtcagaaggaggaggaggaggaagaggagagcctCTACGCCAAGGGAACGGAGGAG GGGGATGAGTTGATGTTAGAGcagcaggaagaagaggagggcctAGAGAGCTTCATCGCCCACGTCCCCGTGCCCTCGCAGAAGgag gtggaggaggctcTGGTCCGGAGGAAGAAGATGGAGCTGCTTCAGCGCTACGCCAGCGAGACGCTAATGGCCCAGAGCCAGGAGGCCAAGACCCTGCTGGGcctctag
- the LOC130402551 gene encoding CCHC-type zinc finger nucleic acid binding protein-like, which yields MSSSECFGCGRSGHWIKNCPNGGGRGQGRGRGRGRGKDMFCFRCGEPGHVVKDCDKTEDACYNCGGGGHISRECKEPKKERKHVCYTCGMAGHMARECDQANGAACYICGKADHRARDCQHANEQKCYSCGNFGHIQKGCEKVKCYRCGETGHVALNCSKSSDMNCYKCGKAGHLAKECLEAAE from the exons ATGAGTAGTAGTGAGTGTTTTGGGTGCGGTCGCAGTGGCCACTGGATCAAGAACTGTCCTAACggcggtgggcggggccagggccgtggccgtggcagggggcgggggaaag ATATGTTCTGCTTCCGCTGTGGAGAACCTGGCCATGTAGTGAAAGACTGTGATAAGACCGAAGATG CCTGCTACaactgcggcggcggcggccacaTCTCCAGGGAGTGCAAGGAGCCCAAGAAGGAGCGCAAGCACGTGTGCTACACCTGTGGGATGGCGGGCCACATGGCGCGCGAGTGCGACCAGGCCAACGGCGCGGCGTGCTACATCTGCGGGAAGGCGGACCACCGGGCCCGCGACTGCCAGCACGCCAACGAGCAGAAGTGCTACTCCTGTGGCAACTTCGGACACATCCAGAAGGGCTGTGAGAAGGTTAAATGCTACAG GTGTGGTGAGACCGGCCACGTAGCGCTGAACTGCAGCAAGTCTTCTGACATGAACTGCTACAAATGCGGAAAGGCTGGTCACCTGGCGAAGGAGTGTCTGGAGGCCGCcgaataa